A single genomic interval of Lewinellaceae bacterium harbors:
- a CDS encoding TonB-dependent receptor, with protein sequence MKFAIKGLFLNIILAVGFQPPVVAQATIRGTVFDKVNGDRLIGASVIIKGTADGTVTDFDGVFEIRTKEPFPFTLVISYVGYAAQDLVVNSADQNIKAQLEEESITTEVVEVRGQRVSEKQKASPLTVESLDVLAIKETAASSFYDGLGTLKGVDLTAASLGFKIINTRGFNSTSPVRSLQIIDGVDNQAPGLNFSLGNFLGAPELDVLKVDIIQGASSSFYGPNAFNGVISMETKNPFFTEGLSAQVKVGERNLLNPEIRWADSFKNKDGDKSVAYKFTLSYLQADDWEAENRDAVDGTPTPTGNPGGWDAVNTYGDEYILFGDFTQNTTNSFNDAAGLGTVHRMGYQEADLVEYNTRNFKALGSVYFRTNPKLQEESPELILGMSYGAGTTVYQGDNRFSLKNITFMQPRIEFRKRDNFFIRAYMSREDAGDSYDPYFTALRMERRAQSDGSYFNRYKKWWEDNNIADTMVMMGYPQETIIFDPATGQVTIEFDDQGAQQWLADNRDFLNDAHQRARDFVNKPNETNGLPGRYIPGTPEFEEVFNDITSAFNNDQQGTRFYDKSSLYHVHGEKRFNPEFAEFIVGGNYRLYTPDSRGTIFYDTAGIEITNSEYGVYGGINKMFDGGRFRTNVTLRMDKNENFDHVFTPAASVVWKPKPNHYMRVSFSSGVRNPTLSDQYLSLNVGPATLAGNLNGADSVITLESFQDYLSGFLQRRLLEYYDIDPIQPEKVRTVEAGYRATLWNRLFVDAGYYYNVYRDFIGYNIAIQAEFESPSSFLPSDVQVFRFASNARDKVTTQGFSMGLNYYFATYFSLAGNYSYNAIVSQSDDPIIPAFNTPEHKFNIGVSGRNIQTGKLRNWGFNVNYKWMEGFLFEGSPQFTGFIPSYGLLDGQVNFSIPKLNTTIKVGATNILDNQVFQTYGGPRVGRLAYISFLYEQ encoded by the coding sequence CTAAAGAGCCATTCCCTTTCACCCTCGTCATCTCTTATGTGGGTTATGCCGCCCAGGATTTGGTTGTAAATTCTGCGGATCAAAATATTAAAGCACAGTTGGAAGAAGAATCCATCACTACCGAAGTTGTGGAAGTCCGTGGCCAACGGGTCTCTGAAAAGCAGAAAGCCTCTCCCCTTACGGTAGAGTCTCTGGATGTGCTGGCAATTAAGGAAACAGCAGCCAGCAGCTTTTACGATGGGCTGGGCACCCTAAAAGGGGTAGACCTGACCGCAGCCAGCCTGGGCTTCAAGATCATCAACACCCGGGGTTTCAACAGCACCAGCCCGGTCCGGTCGCTGCAGATTATTGACGGCGTGGACAACCAGGCGCCCGGCCTCAACTTCTCCCTGGGCAACTTCCTGGGCGCTCCTGAACTGGACGTTCTGAAAGTAGATATCATCCAGGGGGCAAGCTCTTCCTTTTACGGCCCCAACGCCTTCAATGGCGTGATCAGCATGGAGACCAAGAACCCTTTCTTCACGGAAGGCCTCTCCGCCCAGGTAAAAGTCGGCGAGCGCAACCTGCTCAATCCCGAAATCCGCTGGGCGGACAGCTTCAAAAACAAAGACGGGGACAAATCTGTAGCCTATAAATTTACCCTGTCCTACCTGCAGGCTGATGACTGGGAAGCGGAAAACAGAGACGCCGTCGACGGGACCCCTACCCCGACCGGGAACCCCGGCGGTTGGGACGCGGTAAACACCTATGGCGATGAATACATCCTGTTTGGAGACTTCACTCAAAATACCACCAATTCTTTCAACGATGCTGCCGGGCTGGGCACGGTTCACCGCATGGGCTACCAGGAAGCCGACCTGGTGGAATACAACACCCGCAATTTCAAGGCGCTGGGCTCCGTTTATTTCCGCACCAACCCGAAACTTCAGGAGGAATCGCCGGAGCTGATCCTGGGGATGAGTTACGGTGCCGGCACCACAGTATACCAGGGCGACAACCGGTTCAGCCTGAAGAACATCACCTTCATGCAACCGCGCATTGAATTCAGAAAACGCGATAATTTTTTCATCCGCGCCTATATGTCCCGCGAAGATGCCGGCGACAGCTACGACCCCTATTTTACAGCCCTGCGGATGGAAAGGCGCGCTCAATCCGACGGCAGCTACTTTAACCGGTACAAAAAATGGTGGGAAGACAACAACATCGCCGACACGATGGTGATGATGGGCTATCCCCAGGAAACCATCATCTTTGACCCGGCAACCGGCCAGGTGACCATTGAGTTTGATGACCAGGGCGCGCAACAATGGCTGGCCGACAACCGGGATTTCCTGAACGATGCCCACCAAAGAGCGCGAGATTTCGTCAACAAACCCAATGAAACCAACGGATTGCCGGGGCGCTATATTCCCGGCACGCCGGAGTTTGAGGAGGTTTTCAACGATATCACCTCGGCCTTCAACAATGACCAGCAAGGCACCCGGTTCTACGATAAGTCCTCTCTTTACCACGTACACGGCGAAAAGCGGTTTAACCCCGAGTTCGCCGAATTCATCGTGGGCGGAAATTACCGCCTGTATACGCCGGATTCCCGAGGCACCATCTTTTACGATACGGCAGGGATCGAGATCACCAACTCCGAATACGGGGTATACGGCGGGATCAACAAGATGTTTGACGGCGGAAGGTTCCGCACCAATGTCACCCTCCGGATGGACAAAAACGAAAACTTCGACCATGTATTCACTCCGGCGGCTTCGGTGGTCTGGAAGCCAAAACCCAACCACTATATGCGGGTGAGTTTCTCCTCCGGGGTGCGCAACCCCACCCTTTCCGACCAGTACCTATCGCTTAATGTCGGCCCGGCTACCCTGGCAGGCAACCTCAATGGCGCCGACAGTGTCATTACGCTGGAGTCTTTCCAGGACTACCTCAGCGGCTTTCTGCAGCGCAGGTTGCTCGAATATTACGACATTGACCCCATACAGCCGGAAAAAGTGCGCACCGTGGAAGCCGGATACCGGGCCACCCTCTGGAACCGCCTTTTTGTAGATGCCGGCTATTATTACAATGTGTACCGGGATTTTATCGGATACAATATTGCCATACAGGCCGAGTTCGAAAGCCCCAGTTCCTTTTTGCCCAGTGATGTGCAGGTATTCCGCTTTGCTTCCAATGCCCGGGACAAAGTCACCACCCAGGGCTTCTCGATGGGCCTGAACTACTATTTTGCGACGTACTTTTCCCTGGCGGGAAATTACTCCTACAACGCCATCGTCTCTCAATCTGACGACCCTATTATTCCGGCCTTCAACACGCCGGAACACAAGTTCAACATCGGCGTTTCCGGCAGGAATATACAGACCGGCAAGCTGAGGAACTGGGGTTTTAACGTCAATTACAAATGGATGGAGGGCTTCCTTTTTGAAGGCTCCCCGCAGTTTACCGGCTTCATTCCTTCTTACGGGTTGCTGGACGGGCAGGTCAATTTCAGTATTCCAAAATTAAACACGACCATCAAGGTCGGCGCCACCAACATTCTGGACAACCAGGTATTCCAAACTTACGGCGGCCCCCGGGTCGGGCGCCTGGCCTATATTTCCTTTTTGTATGAACAATAA
- a CDS encoding T9SS type A sorting domain-containing protein gives MKKLNFLFLTLILSLAVSLRAQQGPYLEALYDVQLTTNQVYGVNATILPVLFQQTMEAVPRPLIMDIYEPVGDDNSARPVMLVFHTGNFLPFPQNNGTGGTIRDSTVVEVCTRLAQRGYVAASVDYRLGWNPVDPSQDIRKFFLINAAYRGVQDARTAVRYMRKLAVDGGNPYNIDPDKVGMWGIGTGGYITAAVATIDEYAEIVIPKFLINLGGGTVPMVIQQVNGDINGTSVGIVPPGYPVLPAGDTLCYPNHVTYADGSAISSDVSLVVNNGGALGDISWIDENTFPWISFHNPNDIFAPYTEGVLTVPGTGEDPIDPSDDFAVVDVSGSYNIQARLNELGINDLFDNVPAGIVDYREVADSRNDGYNGLFPFPFDGGPTGEQPWDYYAADSPNVPPNPPPNPERAKIYWDTIMAYVGPRACLAMNLGCSFSSIKTLDAAELNLKVAPNPAAEEVAISADAAYPIRTIEMYDVNGRLVRNFFNVNSNQFTIPREGASAGIYFLRLRFKEGVAVQKLVFE, from the coding sequence ATGAAGAAGCTTAACTTTTTATTCCTAACCTTAATCTTGTCATTAGCGGTTTCCCTGCGGGCTCAGCAAGGCCCCTACCTGGAAGCGCTATACGATGTACAGTTGACCACCAATCAGGTTTACGGGGTCAATGCGACTATCCTGCCGGTGCTCTTTCAGCAAACCATGGAAGCAGTTCCCCGTCCGCTGATTATGGACATTTATGAACCAGTAGGAGACGACAACAGCGCTCGCCCTGTCATGTTGGTTTTTCACACCGGCAACTTTCTGCCTTTCCCACAAAACAACGGGACGGGAGGAACGATCAGAGACTCGACCGTAGTAGAGGTGTGCACGCGGCTTGCCCAAAGGGGGTATGTCGCCGCTTCGGTAGACTACCGCCTGGGGTGGAACCCGGTCGACCCGTCTCAGGATATTCGCAAGTTTTTCCTGATCAATGCAGCCTACCGGGGCGTTCAGGATGCCCGCACCGCGGTGCGCTACATGCGCAAGCTCGCCGTCGACGGGGGGAATCCTTATAACATCGACCCGGACAAGGTCGGCATGTGGGGCATAGGCACCGGCGGATACATTACCGCCGCTGTCGCCACGATTGACGAGTACGCGGAAATCGTTATTCCCAAATTCCTGATCAACCTGGGAGGCGGTACTGTCCCGATGGTTATTCAACAGGTTAATGGCGACATTAACGGCACCTCAGTGGGTATTGTCCCTCCGGGTTACCCGGTGCTTCCGGCCGGGGATACGCTCTGCTATCCCAACCACGTCACCTACGCCGACGGCTCCGCCATTTCATCCGATGTAAGCCTGGTTGTCAATAACGGCGGTGCTTTGGGCGACATCAGCTGGATTGATGAAAATACATTTCCCTGGATTTCTTTCCACAACCCCAATGACATTTTCGCCCCCTACACCGAAGGCGTCCTGACTGTGCCCGGCACCGGAGAAGACCCCATTGACCCTTCAGATGACTTTGCCGTGGTAGACGTATCCGGCTCTTACAATATTCAAGCGCGCTTGAATGAACTGGGCATTAATGACCTATTCGATAACGTCCCCGCTGGAATTGTTGACTACAGAGAAGTGGCCGACAGCCGCAACGACGGCTACAACGGGCTGTTTCCTTTCCCCTTTGACGGCGGGCCAACCGGCGAGCAGCCCTGGGACTACTACGCAGCCGACAGCCCCAACGTTCCGCCCAACCCTCCGCCCAACCCGGAGCGCGCCAAAATATACTGGGATACGATCATGGCTTATGTCGGCCCCCGCGCCTGCCTGGCGATGAACCTGGGCTGCAGCTTCAGCAGCATCAAAACGCTGGATGCGGCGGAGCTCAACCTCAAAGTAGCCCCCAACCCGGCCGCTGAAGAAGTGGCCATCAGCGCCGACGCTGCGTATCCCATCCGCACCATCGAAATGTACGATGTAAACGGCCGGCTGGTGCGCAACTTCTTTAATGTGAACAGCAATCAATTCACGATTCCAAGGGAAGGCGCCTCGGCGGGCATATACTTCCTGCGGCTGAGGTTCAAGGAAGGAGTGGCTGTGCAAAAATTGGTTTTTGAATAA